AACTTGCCGCAAGATTCTTCTAATGCCTTGAAACGTTCTGAGTCATTTTTTTCAATTGAAACTATCTCTTCAGGAAGAAGCCGCTCGGATCTTATTTCTTTATTTCTTCCTGTATCACCGTCAAAACGAAGATGCAAAAACGGATCAAAACGGAAATAATCCTTGGTCTTTTGCCTGCAAAATTGAGAAATAACAGTTAATTCATGGATGTTTGAACGCAGGGCCATTGTCTTAAGGCGCACCTTGATCTTGTTTTTGAGCAGAAGATCTAAGCCTTTCATAAAAGCATTGAAGGAGCCTGGATTTCTGGTTACCTTCTCATAGGTTCCTTTAGTCGCGCCGTATACTGTTACTTCAATGTTGCGCGGCGGGTACCTTTTGAAAAATTTAATGTGTCTTTCTGTTATCAATGTAGCGTTAGTAAAAACCGAGACTAAAAGGCCTTTTTTCTTGAGATGCAGATATATATCAAAAAAATCTTCCCTTAAAAGAGGTTCGCCTCCTGTAATCAGGCACCACAATGCTCCTAAATCAGCTGCCTCGTCAATGATATTCTTTATCTGCTGAAACTTGAGCTCTTTTGATTTCGCGCAAGAATCTCCTGCTGGTAAATTTATATAGCAGTGTCTGCAATTATTGTTACAGCGCGCGGCAATCTCTAAGTCAAAAGAGATAAGCTGCCTATTATTCTTCATCTTGTTCCAAAGGGAAAACCGAGGCAAGGAAACTCGGGACACAAAAGATCTTTTCATGATATCAAACTCTTGATCCAAAAAATAAAAGATAATAATCTTGTCTTGCTCAAAAAAGCAATTATAAACCGTTCCAGGCCAAAACCAAGTTGAGTTTTCCTGCCTGCCCTTTCTACTTTCGACACAACGCCTAAAATGTCCTTCATTGGAATCAAACCGTCAGTCTCAACAGAGTTATCTCCTTTTATAAGATAATAATCGCCTTTTTTACCTACTACTCTATGAATAACAAGCCTCCCTGTCTGAGCGTGGATAAAAGCTACTGGCTTACCAAAACCTATTGGATGATCAAGCAGCGGGGAAATAGTAACTACATCGCCATTTTTAATAAACGGTGACATGCTAAAACCCATAGCCTTAAACCTAAAAGGAATTCTCATGCCAGTGGCAGCTTGAAGCAATCCAGTCATTGCTTCCCCTGAAAGAGAAAGTTCTTCTTCAGGAACTACGCAATATCCTGCTTTAATCTCGCTTGACTTCAACAAGCATTCTCCTTTTGAGTAATTCTTCGACCAGCCCTAATACATCTTTTTCTATTTCTATCTTAGATGATTCAAATTCTGCCCCCAGATCATCCGCTAAATCTTTTAAGCTTTTTTTTCCATCTATCCTGCGCCAAATTGCCTGTCCGGTCTCATTGAGACTAAATATCGCATCTTCTAAATCCGCTACCCCTGAAGTTATGGGAATAATAATAAACTCTCCTTGTATCTCTCGCGCGACTATATCTTCAGACGGTTTATAAACACTTTCGATGTGGCCCATAAATACCTCCTTCGTTTTCGGTTATTTTGTAAATTTCCTGATCCGATCCTTCCCGTCCTTGATCTCCCATGCCATTTCACCTTCTTTTATCAGGCCCAGAAATCTTGCCTGAGCATGGGCAATTTCACAATAATATTCTACCGGCGTATCTAAGGTGCCGCTTTCTAAGCAGGATTTTGCAGGACATTGCGCGCACAGGCCTTTTAAAAAACATTTAGCACAGCGATTTAAATAATCAGGATTGATAGCTTTTATCTCTCTTACTTTTGGAAAAAAATTAATCAGCGCATCTTTAAGAGAACCCTTTTTAAGATCATAGACTGTCTCCTTCTGTCTAAGCAACATACAGGGCTGAAACATACCATAAGCATCCACGCATCCGCTGGCACGGCCGGCCCCGCAGGAAAAAAGTCTATCACCAGATGGCCGCATAAATTTTGAGCAAAATTCTTTCATATTATTAAGGTATCTATTTTTTTGGCGGGTAAGAACTCTAAGTCCCTGCTCTGGCGTAACTCTGAGTTTTTTAATTGATTCATTTTTCCGACTATCATACCTGCGCCGCAGGTTAAAAAACATAGAATAAGGCGGCGATTTGCCTATCCATGGAATATTTTTAGCCCATTTCTCGAATTCATCGATTTCATCTTTGTTAGGCGGCAGTAACGAGCTTTTCACTATAAAAGGGGTCTTTTTCTCCAGTAGTAAATTTATGCCCCGCCAGGCCGCTTCAAATGAACCGGAAACCCTGGTTACGCCTTCATACGAGGCCTTTCTCATCCCGTAAACTGTAACCTCCACTTTTTCTAAGGGCGGGATATGACTCAATAGATCAGCTAATTTAGACGTAATCAAAGTGGCATTGGTAAAAAGCAATACCTTTAAACCAAGCTTCCTCGCGAAAACATATAATTCCTCAAAATCATCCCTTAAAAGCGGCTCCCCTCCTGTAAACCGTACTGTAAGGCAATCCAGAGAAACTGCTTCCTTGAGAATATTTTTTATCTGACTAGTAGATAACTCTTTATCTTTGGCATTCAAATCACCTTCCGGCAGATTTATGCAGCAGTGAATACAGTTATTATTACAGCGTTCGGTAAGTTCTATATCCAAACTACCTAAAACTGGCATGCTATTCTTCCACAATAAAGCTTTACTTGTTTCCTGTTTTTTAACGTAAAGACTGCTCTTCATTTGCTTATAAATTCCTTACATGACTAAGAAGTTACATTCCCATCACAGTCAGCACAAACTTCCGGCATCTTACAAACGCTGTATGCTGTGCCTGCGAAGATGCTACTCTCTTCATCCTTTTCCTTGCAAGCTATCAGAACACCCTCCTCTGGTTTGCCTCTCATCAGCACAATCAGTTTTGGTCTCTCCCATTTTTTCTTCGCTTCTCTCTTCATTTTTACCTCCAATAAGTGCTAATAGTAAGGGAACAAGAACTATGGTCACGACGTCACAAGGACGTCACACCTCAGGTTAGCGCATAGATCCACTCTAAAACATGATGCAAACGCGTTATCAGGGCCGATCATGCCGGGAAAAGTCTTGCAGCTCTGCAACACCCACTCTTCAGGTTTCCCTTTGGTTAAAATAATCAGCTTCGGCTTTTCCCATTTTTTCTTAGCTTCTTTCTTCATCTTTACCGCTTCCTCTGCATCCAACCTGCTCTACATCTGCCTCAAGGCATCCACTATTTCTCCGCTTTTGTCAAAACGTAGAACATAAACAGGGACTCTTGCGGCTAAATTATCTATAACCAACAATGTCTTCTCCCACCAATCTACAGTTACAAATGGCCTTATCAAACAAGATAAGAGTTTTCTCACTATCTCTTTCTTGTCCTCAATACGCAAAATTTTATTTTCCAATGACTTCTCCAGAAAGAAAATAGCTTTCAGCGCAGCAGAATTACTTGAGATATCAGGTATATCGCCGTGACTCCACGTCCCATAGATCCTAAACTTGCCTGCTTTTCTTCTTACGATCATCCTGTCATCGCAAAGTATCTCGGCTTTTCCTTTTAACATTGTTGCCATTGTAGACTTACCTGCTTCAGAGTGCCCGGCAAAAAGCAGGCCCTTGCCTTCAAAATTAACACCGCAGGAATGCAAATAGCAGCCTTCTCTATCAGCTAAAATTCTTGCAAAGAGTATCTGATCAGTAGGGAACATAGTCAGAGAGTGCAGATTCCCTCTTAAGAACATTTCTTTCTTATCGTTATAGATCCTGGCCCTGGTATGGCCTGAGTTAAATGTCGCAACGCAATGTGGACTTTTTCTATTCCCATCTGGATAAATAACCCCAGAATAAATCCATGAGCCGTTATTTTTATATATTGCCCAAGGGGACCTGCAGTAAACCTCTTCGCCAAAATTCCTGCCGTTTAAATCCGGCAGAGAAAAATGATGCCGGATATAAATAGTATCTTCTCTATGTCCATCAACCTCAAATTTTTTGAATTTGGAATGGAATGTTTGCTCATTTATCGGCAAATCAGATTCAACCTGCACTGTCATGTCCGCTATCTTAAAGTAACGCCTGTGATTTTTCTGCCAGTCTTCTTTAAATTTATGATTTTCTCTAGCCACAGTGCAAAGATATTCGACCTTTTTATTAAAATCGCGGTGCTCAAGGTAGCCATAGACAGGACAAATACGACAATCTTCTTTCAAATCACAGGCCCCGCAATTCTCTTTATATTCTTCTGTAATCTTTATCTTCGTGGCTAGAGAGGGAATAAAATTATCCCAAGAGTCTTTAAAGCTTCCTTTTCTCAGGTCATAACGCATTTCATCATCTTTAATAAAACAGCAGAAAGTCATTTTTCCGTAGGGATCAATATGAAAATCTCTCCTGGCATTTATGCAGGAAGAAAAAAGATGGCCGTTATTCTCTACTTGGCAACAATTGCTATTCTCTTCCTTAACCCACTCCTTATAGGACAGATCTGGTTTATCCAGTTTAACCACTTCTTCAGGCGCCAGCCTCTGACGCATTATTTCAGCATTTCTTTCCTTATCTGCATAGGCTGAAAGGTATAACCATGGAGCTCCTACTCTATAGTGTTTGCTTAAGGATTCAGACAGCCGAATCATATCTTTAAACTCATAGTAATTATCCTTCATTGGAATAAGCTGGACAATAAAACTCGCTCCTGCCTCTTTTAAATACCTGAAACCCCGCATAGTTTTCTCAAATGAACCGGGATTGCGGGTAATGTGGTCATGCACTTTAGCGCTCGCTCCGTATAGTGCAACCATCTTGGAGCCTTTTCGCTTCATCAGTTCAGCAATTTTAGGAGTGATCAATGTCCCATTGGTATTAAGGGAATAAGAAAGGCCATTGCGAGTCAGATAATCAAATATCTCTGAAAAATCCGGACGCAGCATTGGCTCGCCTCCGGAAATAAACCATCTACGGCAGCCCATGGCCTTTGCCTCACTGACTATCCTTTTTATTTCTTCAAAAGAAAGCTCATCTTTCCTTTCCTGAGATTGAGGCGAAATCCTTAACCAGCAGTGCCGGCAATTATTGTTACAGCGATAGGTAAGATCTACTCTGCCTTCCAAGGGAAGGCGGGGCAATTTATTTGTAGTCTTTATTTCCAGATAGGTATTATTCAGCATATTTAACTTTTATTGGGGTAATTAAAAAATATAAGAACCTTAATTTATACAATATTCTGGTTTTCATAGAATAGGGCCTTAAATCATAAAACCTGGCAAACTGCTCCAGAGGTATGCTCATTATATATCTCACTGGCTCCATATAATCATCATATAGCAAAAAATGCGTCTTTAAATAATTAACCTTATATTCATGAACCAGTGAATCCGAGGACATCTTATCATTAATAAACCTCTCCATCAAGTTTCTTTTAAATCTGGATACAGGTAATCTATCCAGCAGTGCATCAAAATCCCCTGATCCAAAAAATAACCTGGCCTGCAATAGAAGAAAATAAAGACAGCTACTCATGCGCTCCTTCTTAGAAGAATCCACTATGTAATCCAGATCAAGCTCGTCCTTATATTTTTGAAAAAGGAGCTTTGTATCTAATATATATTTTAAAGAAAGAACCTTACCGTATCTTCTCTGGTGAAGCGCTATGCTGAATAAAGAGTCTTCAGGCGAAAGTAGTCTTATTTTTTTGCCCTCAATAGTCTCTACATACCTTGTCCTTTTCCAAATATCTGCTAATACTGTTTTACTATTCCTCTTAAAATCAAGGCCCCAGTGAAGATCTACTATAAAACATTGGTTATCTTTGCAAGGCCTGTAAAACGCAATATGACACTGCTTGTTCCTCCAGTAAGATTCTGTCAATCCTCCTAAGCTCTTTTTGTATCCCAGCTCCTGCAAGATATCCTCAGCCTTTTCATAACCCCTATCAGAAACCAGAAGATCTATGTCACTCATAGGCCTTAAAAGGTCTTCTTCATATATATCATTTAAAAAAGAAGCACCCTTAAAAGGCAACACATCTATGTCGTTCCCCTGAAACGCCCTGAAAATCCTCTGGTATTCCCTGTCCTTTAGGATATTGTCCCTTACTACATGCCAATAACTATTGCGCAAAAGCCCACGCAATCTTTGTGGAAAAGAATTGATATATGGCTTTATATTAACATATGCATACGGGGCTATTTCATGATAGGAAAGCAATCTTTCAAAAACCATCCAATCAATACCTTCGAGCTTTTTCTCAGATCTGATGCCCTGATCAAGCAGCAATTGGATTAATTTCATCTCTGGATTAGATCTAATATTCATATAATTGTGAAGCGGTCATCCCGCATAGTATACAAAAAAGAGCGAATGGGTTATGCCAGTAAAAAAGCTCATATGCTGCCATATTAACTAGTAGCCCCATCAATGCAGACATGCTTACCAGCAATAGGTCTTTTTTCCTCTTATCTTCTAAACGGCGCAAAGCCATAAAGCCTCTTCTAAATAAAAGAAAAATAAATACCAGAAAACTCGAAAAGCCTATGATACCGGTCTCTGCCAAAAGTGTCAGGTACATATTATCTGCTATTTTAAATTCATGTGGGATTTTTTCCTTAGATCGAGTATAATCATCAAATCTATCCCTGAAATTATTTAAGCCTATGCCAAAAAACGGCTTATCTTTTAACATGTCCATGGTAATAAACAACCGCGTGGACCTATATTCAGAAAAAGCACTGTCGTGGCTTCCTGACAACAGCCTGTTAAACCCAAAACGGTTAAAGCGCCCTGCATCTGGACGCGAACAAAGCGTGACAACGAAAACTATAAAAACCAAAAATAAAGCTGAAAATCGCATGCCCTTCTTCTTCCATAAATAGAATAAAAATAAGGCTATCATTCCTAAGAAGACTCCTCTTGAGCCGGCAAGTATAATAACAATTATACTTAAAATTATAGACAAAAGGCCTGTGACTCTAAAAAAAGAGAGCTTATCTTTAATTAAGAGAAATCCGAATGGCATGCACCCAAGCAGAAAAGAACCTAATACTGCCGGATTAAACTGAGTAGACATTGGCCGCCTCATTACCCCAAAGCTATACCTTTTATAAAAGATATTATCTACTATATGTTCGTATATAAAATTCCTGCCTATTGCATACTCAATAATTCCAAAAAGCGCGACTATTAAGCTAAAGATACATATGCTCTTCAAGATTATCCCAATGCTTTCCTCCTGAGAAAAAAGTGACTTTGTAAGATAATAGAGAAGTAATAAGCCTATGGAAATATTGAGATATGCATTAAACGCCCCAGTTTTATCCTGCGCTGAAAAGATCCCGCCCAATATAAATATCAGAAATAAAAAAAGAGGCGAATCACAGCGCTTAAAAAAGGTCTTTACGTCTCTTTGCCTTATTAGCAACAGTAAAAATAAACCTGTCAGAAAATATCTAACATAGACAGCGTAATGCCCCTGAACTGGTTCAGGAAAAAAAGAAATCCACCCTAAAAATATAACAAAAAGATATGCCATCTTAATAATGAGCAATATTGCCTTTTTTTCTACGCAGATTCCACTTTTGCGCTTCCATTAATATCCCAATTAAGCTATATGCAGTGAAACAAAGCAGTGGAATAAACTTAAAATATAAAAACGATGCAGCTGCTAATAATAAAAAAACTGCGAGGAAAAGTTTTTTACTTACGAGCTTAATATGAGAAAGTCGAGGATATCGAATATGACTGATCATTAAAAAAGCAGCCAGAATCATAAATAGTAAGATAGAAATAAAGAAAAAAGGGTGCTTAAAATCGAGGTGCAGGACAACAAGGCTCATAATAAAACCCGCGGCAACAAGAATCGGCAGTCCATGAAAAAAGTCTTTATTTGCAGAACCATGCCTACTTCTAACATTATGCATGGATAACCTTATAGCGCCACACCCCATATACAGGAAACCAGAAAGATACAACAAGCTTTTGTATTCCCCCACAGAAGTCATGTATACAATAATTACAGGGGCGATGCCGAAAGATATTATATCTACTAAAGAATCTAATTCAGAACCAAATTCGCTTATGGTGTTCATTAATTGCGCAACTTTTCCATCCAGGAAATCAAAAAACATCGCGGCAAAGATCAAGCATGCAGCTTGAAAAATATTCCCTTGAAGCGCGAGATAAACAGCATAGATCCCGCAAGAGAGATTACATAGAGAAAAAAAGTGGGGTAACATACTCATCTTTTCATCATACCAATAATGGTCTCTCCGCCAATAACCTTATCGCCAACCTTTACAAATAGTGGCGTGTCAGACTTAACATAAAGCTCTACTCTTGACCCAAACATGATAATGCCCATTCTATCGCCTTTAACATTTTTTTTTCCAACTACCGCCTTGCACTTAATTCTTCTTGCAATTAGTCCTGCTATCTGCTTAACGACTATCAAAAAATCAGAGTCTGTTTTTATTACAACGGTGTTTGATTCATTCCTCTGCGATAATTCTTTTTTGAAGGCTGGGTAAAACTTGCCCCTCTTGTATTCTATTTTCATGACTTCCCCTGAGTAAGGAAACCTCTGAACATGCACATTAAGAATGGAAAGAAAAATACCAATACGAACAAAAGGGGACTTCCCGATATCAGGCATATCGACGACATCTATATCCGCAACCCGTCCATCAGCAGGTGAAATAATAGATAAAGGATTATGCGCAATTCTTCTTGCAGGATCCCTGAAGAACATGAGAAAAAATAGAAAAACTACAATAAAAAATGGTAATTTTCCAGGAAATATAAAAATAAATAATATACAAGCAAAAAATGCGACTATAATTACTTTATCCCCATCCTCTGAAATATGGCAAAACCGCAATAATCTCTTAATCATTAATCAACCCCTATGATCTCTTGACATAAATCGTACAAAATGACTAATTGGGAAACATTCAATTCTTCTCTCCCCTTTTGTTTTAAAATCTCACCGGCCTCAACAGCTAATGGGGCTCCGGAAGGAAACTCACAACAATTAGTTTTATACAAACCTGCTGTGCCTCCAGATAAAAAAATCTTATCATCCGTCACTACTGATCCCATGGGATCCGATAAGACAACTGCATTGTCTGATCTATTGGAGATCAAAGGCCTCCCAATAAAACATTTGGGTTGCTCTATCCCTAAATAATAAAGCAGAGTAGGCGCGATATCGATCTGGCCCCCTACTATCTCTGATACTCCTAGCGGTTCCTGCGAAACACTATCCCGTGGAAGGACTAAAAAAACCGCAACCCTGTCTAACCACACTTTCATCATTTCATCTGAAAAAAGATTCTCTGTATATCCTGTAAACTGGCGCAATTCTGCATTAAGAGGAAGCCTGGCATCATGATCACCGTAAATAGCCACGATAGTTTCATCTAAAAGCCCTGCCTTGTCTAAATCACGAAAAAGTCGTTTAAGGCATGTGTCCGCGTAGCGCATAAAATGGATGTAATCGCCTAACATAGAACCCTCCAGTGCTCCCACGTCTAAAGTTTTATACTCGTCAGGAAGGGTATTATACGGGTGATGAGAACTGCTTGTCTCTAAAAAAGCAAAAAATGGCCTTGGCAATTTGACTAACTCCGGAATTATGTATTTAAAAAGTACTTCATCTGATGAGGTATATTTATTACCAATTCTATCTGTCAATTTATCTGTTTCAGTTAAATTTATTTTTTTTTCTATC
This is a stretch of genomic DNA from Candidatus Gorgyraea atricola. It encodes these proteins:
- a CDS encoding radical SAM protein, which codes for MKNNRQLISFDLEIAARCNNNCRHCYINLPAGDSCAKSKELKFQQIKNIIDEAADLGALWCLITGGEPLLREDFFDIYLHLKKKGLLVSVFTNATLITERHIKFFKRYPPRNIEVTVYGATKGTYEKVTRNPGSFNAFMKGLDLLLKNKIKVRLKTMALRSNIHELTVISQFCRQKTKDYFRFDPFLHLRFDGDTGRNKEIRSERLLPEEIVSIEKNDSERFKALEESCGKFIDPDFAHTNCDHLFHCGAGNGSFAVSYDGFFRLCSSLWHPDCVYDLKNGTLLEAYRNFVLRVRDKRSKREDFLKKCRICPIINLCTWCPAHAHLETGELDKPVDYFCEVAHARAASLETFKRTSKK
- a CDS encoding S24/S26 family peptidase, which encodes MLKSSEIKAGYCVVPEEELSLSGEAMTGLLQAATGMRIPFRFKAMGFSMSPFIKNGDVVTISPLLDHPIGFGKPVAFIHAQTGRLVIHRVVGKKGDYYLIKGDNSVETDGLIPMKDILGVVSKVERAGRKTQLGFGLERFIIAFLSKTRLLSFIFWIKSLIS
- a CDS encoding PqqD family protein is translated as MGHIESVYKPSEDIVAREIQGEFIIIPITSGVADLEDAIFSLNETGQAIWRRIDGKKSLKDLADDLGAEFESSKIEIEKDVLGLVEELLKRRMLVEVKRD
- a CDS encoding radical SAM protein, which gives rise to MPVLGSLDIELTERCNNNCIHCCINLPEGDLNAKDKELSTSQIKNILKEAVSLDCLTVRFTGGEPLLRDDFEELYVFARKLGLKVLLFTNATLITSKLADLLSHIPPLEKVEVTVYGMRKASYEGVTRVSGSFEAAWRGINLLLEKKTPFIVKSSLLPPNKDEIDEFEKWAKNIPWIGKSPPYSMFFNLRRRYDSRKNESIKKLRVTPEQGLRVLTRQKNRYLNNMKEFCSKFMRPSGDRLFSCGAGRASGCVDAYGMFQPCMLLRQKETVYDLKKGSLKDALINFFPKVREIKAINPDYLNRCAKCFLKGLCAQCPAKSCLESGTLDTPVEYYCEIAHAQARFLGLIKEGEMAWEIKDGKDRIRKFTK
- a CDS encoding radical SAM protein translates to MLNNTYLEIKTTNKLPRLPLEGRVDLTYRCNNNCRHCWLRISPQSQERKDELSFEEIKRIVSEAKAMGCRRWFISGGEPMLRPDFSEIFDYLTRNGLSYSLNTNGTLITPKIAELMKRKGSKMVALYGASAKVHDHITRNPGSFEKTMRGFRYLKEAGASFIVQLIPMKDNYYEFKDMIRLSESLSKHYRVGAPWLYLSAYADKERNAEIMRQRLAPEEVVKLDKPDLSYKEWVKEENSNCCQVENNGHLFSSCINARRDFHIDPYGKMTFCCFIKDDEMRYDLRKGSFKDSWDNFIPSLATKIKITEEYKENCGACDLKEDCRICPVYGYLEHRDFNKKVEYLCTVARENHKFKEDWQKNHRRYFKIADMTVQVESDLPINEQTFHSKFKKFEVDGHREDTIYIRHHFSLPDLNGRNFGEEVYCRSPWAIYKNNGSWIYSGVIYPDGNRKSPHCVATFNSGHTRARIYNDKKEMFLRGNLHSLTMFPTDQILFARILADREGCYLHSCGVNFEGKGLLFAGHSEAGKSTMATMLKGKAEILCDDRMIVRRKAGKFRIYGTWSHGDIPDISSNSAALKAIFFLEKSLENKILRIEDKKEIVRKLLSCLIRPFVTVDWWEKTLLVIDNLAARVPVYVLRFDKSGEIVDALRQM
- a CDS encoding nucleotidyltransferase family protein, with product MKLIQLLLDQGIRSEKKLEGIDWMVFERLLSYHEIAPYAYVNIKPYINSFPQRLRGLLRNSYWHVVRDNILKDREYQRIFRAFQGNDIDVLPFKGASFLNDIYEEDLLRPMSDIDLLVSDRGYEKAEDILQELGYKKSLGGLTESYWRNKQCHIAFYRPCKDNQCFIVDLHWGLDFKRNSKTVLADIWKRTRYVETIEGKKIRLLSPEDSLFSIALHQRRYGKVLSLKYILDTKLLFQKYKDELDLDYIVDSSKKERMSSCLYFLLLQARLFFGSGDFDALLDRLPVSRFKRNLMERFINDKMSSDSLVHEYKVNYLKTHFLLYDDYMEPVRYIMSIPLEQFARFYDLRPYSMKTRILYKLRFLYFLITPIKVKYAE
- a CDS encoding O-antigen ligase family protein — encoded protein: MAYLFVIFLGWISFFPEPVQGHYAVYVRYFLTGLFLLLLIRQRDVKTFFKRCDSPLFLFLIFILGGIFSAQDKTGAFNAYLNISIGLLLLYYLTKSLFSQEESIGIILKSICIFSLIVALFGIIEYAIGRNFIYEHIVDNIFYKRYSFGVMRRPMSTQFNPAVLGSFLLGCMPFGFLLIKDKLSFFRVTGLLSIILSIIVIILAGSRGVFLGMIALFLFYLWKKKGMRFSALFLVFIVFVVTLCSRPDAGRFNRFGFNRLLSGSHDSAFSEYRSTRLFITMDMLKDKPFFGIGLNNFRDRFDDYTRSKEKIPHEFKIADNMYLTLLAETGIIGFSSFLVFIFLLFRRGFMALRRLEDKRKKDLLLVSMSALMGLLVNMAAYELFYWHNPFALFCILCGMTASQLYEY
- the pssA gene encoding CDP-diacylglycerol--serine O-phosphatidyltransferase: MLPHFFSLCNLSCGIYAVYLALQGNIFQAACLIFAAMFFDFLDGKVAQLMNTISEFGSELDSLVDIISFGIAPVIIVYMTSVGEYKSLLYLSGFLYMGCGAIRLSMHNVRSRHGSANKDFFHGLPILVAAGFIMSLVVLHLDFKHPFFFISILLFMILAAFLMISHIRYPRLSHIKLVSKKLFLAVFLLLAAASFLYFKFIPLLCFTAYSLIGILMEAQKWNLRRKKGNIAHY
- a CDS encoding phosphatidylserine decarboxylase, translated to MIKRLLRFCHISEDGDKVIIVAFFACILFIFIFPGKLPFFIVVFLFFLMFFRDPARRIAHNPLSIISPADGRVADIDVVDMPDIGKSPFVRIGIFLSILNVHVQRFPYSGEVMKIEYKRGKFYPAFKKELSQRNESNTVVIKTDSDFLIVVKQIAGLIARRIKCKAVVGKKNVKGDRMGIIMFGSRVELYVKSDTPLFVKVGDKVIGGETIIGMMKR